From one Lycium ferocissimum isolate CSIRO_LF1 chromosome 5, AGI_CSIRO_Lferr_CH_V1, whole genome shotgun sequence genomic stretch:
- the LOC132055540 gene encoding uncharacterized protein LOC132055540 gives MDPSIDLPTTTEPPSFNPAQLVNHGPPTPTPPPTQPLPQPPPPTHPTPSFSTTHPDYAEMITTAITALKEKEGSSRIAISKYIDRVYTNLPPNHSALLTHHLKRLKNSGYLAMVKHSYMLAVPGSAPPPPPSTNAVDSNGSDVSALTKRKPGRPPKLKPEAQQQPQAQFQDQFQAQLQAQLQAQQQQAQFQVQPQFQTQPQFIQQPPQYVQQPQYQAHIQFQHDPLLQNQLQFQPQQNPQAYPAPEAQNYANIGAESVFVSLGLADGPVGVQNPGGSVPPGAGSVAAPAPEGSTPKKRPGRPRKDGSTVVKPTVKPKLPDPSGGTKRRPGRPPKSGGVNASPGSGSGAKPRGRPRKGSTPGRRGRPRKNPAVATNMPAGAPNVANVPAGSDPSGAIPTPKRRGRPPRASNQGGAAAAVGVTDVPIAAAFDSDEFNNTVGGVTNGAMQPLGKRRGRPPKSYSSPAAVATTVKRQRKLSGKPLGRPRKNVTSPAVSDPKLVVAYEELKSKLEHMQSRIREAANALKPCLNAETPATALAAMQELEDLAAPAGVIPMQQN, from the exons ATGGACCCATCCATAGATCTACCAACCACCACTGAACCACCATCGTTTAACCCAGCTCAACTAGTTAACCATGGCccccctacccccaccccacccccaactcAACCCCTACCCCAACCCCCTCctcccacccaccccaccccttcTTTCTCGACTACCCACCCGGATTATGCTGAG ATGATAACAACAGCGATAACGGCGTTAAAGGAGAAAGAAGGGTCAAGCAGGATAGCTATATCGAAGTATATAGACAGAGTTTACACAAATCTACCACCGAATCACTCAGCTTTGTTGACTCACCATCTTAAGCGTTTGAAGAACTCTGGTTATCTTGCTATGGTTAAACACTCTTACATGCTTGCTGTACCTGGATCtgctccaccaccaccaccatctaCTAACGCCGTTGATTCTAACGGAAGTGACGTGTCTGCTCTTACTAAAAGAAAACCAGGTCGTCCACCTAAGCTGAAACCCGAGGCCCAACAACAACCTCAAGCCCAGTTTCAAGACCAATTTCAAGCTCAACTTCAGGCCCAGTTGCaagcccaacaacaacaagcccagtttCAAGTCCAACCTCAATTCCAAACCCAACCTCAATTCATCCAACAACCACCACAGTACGTACAACAACCGCAGTACCAGGCTCATATCCAGTTCCAACATGACCCGTTACTCCAAAATCAGCTCCAGTTTCAACCCCAACAAAACCCACAAGCATATCCTGCTCCTGAAGCCCAAAATTATGCGAATATCGGGGCTGAGTCTGTGTTCGTTTCTCTTGGGCTAGCTGATGGGCCTGTTGGTGTTCAAAATCCAGGTGGTTCTGTTCCTCCAGGTGCTGGATCTGTAGCAGCTCCGGCACCTGAAGGGAGCACGCCGAAGAAACGACCTGGTCGTCCTCGTAAAGATGGTTCCACCGTAGTCAAACCTACGGTGAAACCAAAATTACCTGACCCGAGTGGTGGTACCAAAAGGCGACCTGGTCGTCCTCCTAAGAGTGGTGGGGTTAATGCTTCACCTGGATCAGGTTCCGGTGCGAAACCTAGAGGACGACCAAGGAAAGGTTCTACTCCTGGTCGACGAGGCCGACCAAGGAAGAATCCAGCCGTTGCTACCAACATGCCTGCTGGTGCTCCAAATGTGGCTAATGTTCCTGCTGGTAGTGACCCGAGTGGAGCAATACCTACCCCTAAACGACGTGGAAGGCCACCAAGGGCTAGTAATCAAGGTGGAGCTGCTGCTGCTGTTGGTGTAACTGATGTGCCTATCGCTGCTGCTTTTGATTCTGACGAGTTTAATAATACTGTTGGTGGTGTTACTAATGGGGCTATGCAGCCCCTTGGAAAGCGACGTGGACGGCCTCCGAAGTCTTACAGCAGTCCAGCAGCCGTTGCTACTACGGTTAAGAGACAAAGGAAGCTTTCGGGAAAACCGCTGGGTCGACCTAGAAAG AATGTGACATCCCCTGCAGTTTCGGACCCCAAGTTGGTGGTGGCTTATGAAGAACTAAAGAGCAAACTTGAACACATG CAATCAAGAATCAGGGAAGCAGCAAATGCGCTGAAGCCATGCTTAAATGCTGAAACACCAGCAACTGCTCTCGCAGCAATGCAAGAGTTAGAAGATTTAGCAGCACCAGCAGGGGTAATTCCTATGCAACAAAATTga